The following coding sequences are from one Burkholderiales bacterium window:
- the argJ gene encoding bifunctional glutamate N-acetyltransferase/amino-acid acetyltransferase ArgJ — MPVNLQAPEPAQLCAIRGLRLGAAAAGIRKPGRRDLLLVTLPPRATVAAVFTRNRFCAAPVVVARRHLATAPARALIVNTGCANAGTGETGIDAARRTCEEVGSLLKIKPEQVLPFSTGVIMEPLPLDRILAALPTCVASLDEGNWLVAAETIMTTDTVPKAVSRSVEVGGRTVTVTGIAKGSGMIRPDMATMLAFIATDARVDSELLRQVLSYAVDRSFNCITVDGDMSTNDSLVLIATGRDGAPEISSPESPEFKALLNAVVSVCLELAQALVRDGEGATKFITVEVRGGMSESECRKVAYAIAHSPLVKTAFFGSDPNLGRILAAIGCAGIADLAVDRVDLYLDDLLVVQNGSRAVSYREEEGQRVMKQPEITLRVVLNRGTSSATIWTCDLSTQYVSINADYRS, encoded by the coding sequence ATGCCAGTCAATCTCCAGGCACCGGAACCCGCGCAGCTGTGCGCCATTCGGGGACTGCGTCTGGGCGCGGCGGCAGCCGGAATACGCAAGCCGGGGCGCCGTGATCTGCTTCTCGTCACCCTGCCACCGAGGGCGACGGTTGCAGCCGTGTTCACGCGCAATCGCTTCTGCGCCGCGCCTGTTGTGGTTGCGCGGCGCCATCTGGCTACAGCGCCGGCACGTGCCCTGATCGTCAATACTGGATGTGCGAACGCCGGCACCGGCGAGACCGGAATCGACGCCGCGCGACGAACCTGTGAAGAAGTCGGTTCGTTGTTGAAGATCAAACCGGAGCAGGTGCTGCCATTCTCCACCGGTGTGATCATGGAGCCGCTGCCGCTGGACCGGATCCTGGCTGCTTTGCCGACTTGCGTCGCGTCCCTGGACGAGGGCAACTGGCTGGTGGCTGCCGAGACGATCATGACCACCGACACGGTGCCGAAGGCGGTTTCGCGCAGTGTCGAGGTCGGAGGCCGGACCGTCACGGTCACTGGGATCGCGAAGGGCTCTGGCATGATTCGTCCCGACATGGCCACCATGCTGGCCTTCATTGCGACCGATGCAAGAGTCGACTCTGAACTGCTGCGGCAGGTCCTTTCCTACGCGGTGGACAGAAGCTTCAACTGCATCACGGTCGACGGCGATATGTCGACCAACGACAGCCTCGTTCTGATCGCCACCGGGAGGGACGGGGCTCCGGAGATCTCGAGCCCCGAGTCGCCGGAATTCAAGGCGCTGCTGAATGCGGTCGTGTCTGTTTGTCTCGAGCTGGCCCAGGCGCTGGTGCGTGACGGCGAGGGGGCCACCAAGTTCATCACGGTAGAGGTCCGTGGTGGGATGAGCGAATCCGAGTGCCGCAAGGTAGCGTACGCGATTGCGCACTCTCCACTGGTCAAGACCGCTTTCTTTGGGTCGGATCCCAACCTGGGCCGCATCCTCGCCGCCATCGGTTGCGCGGGGATCGCGGATCTGGCCGTCGATCGCGTTGATCTTTATCTGGACGATTTGCTGGTGGTGCAGAACGGCAGCCGGGCGGTTTCTTACCGCGAAGAGGAAGGGCAGCGCGTAATGAAGCAGCCGGAGATTACCCTCCGGGTCGTGCTGAATCGGGGCACTTCCAGTGCGACGATCTGGACCTGCGATCTCTCAACTCAATATGTGAGCATCAACGCCGATTATCGGAGCTGA
- the coaE gene encoding dephospho-CoA kinase (Dephospho-CoA kinase (CoaE) performs the final step in coenzyme A biosynthesis.), whose protein sequence is MPFVVALTGGIGCGKTTVAEQFGRLGAGIVDTDAIARALTKPGEPTLAAIVAAFGPQILTPSGTLDRTRLRERVFAVPDERLRLESLLHPAIRSKVEQELKKEARAPYVVLVVPLLIETGAYRDIADRILVVDCPEELQIERVMRRSGLERSAVEAILRAQASRTQRLVKADDVLVNDGPVEALIPAISALHEKYLELARRDKR, encoded by the coding sequence ATGCCGTTCGTAGTTGCGCTGACGGGCGGAATCGGGTGCGGCAAGACCACGGTGGCCGAGCAATTCGGGCGTCTGGGCGCTGGGATCGTGGACACCGATGCAATCGCACGCGCCCTTACCAAGCCCGGGGAGCCGACGCTAGCGGCGATCGTCGCGGCCTTCGGTCCGCAGATCTTGACCCCGAGCGGCACTCTGGACCGCACACGCCTGCGGGAAAGGGTGTTCGCCGTTCCGGACGAGCGCCTGCGCCTGGAATCATTGCTCCATCCGGCTATCCGCTCCAAAGTCGAGCAGGAGCTAAAAAAAGAGGCACGCGCTCCCTATGTCGTCCTGGTGGTCCCGTTGCTGATTGAAACCGGGGCGTACCGCGATATCGCTGACCGGATCCTGGTAGTGGATTGTCCCGAAGAGCTTCAGATCGAGCGCGTCATGCGTCGCAGCGGCCTGGAGAGAAGTGCGGTCGAGGCGATCCTGCGTGCCCAGGCCTCGAGAACGCAGCGCCTAGTGAAAGCGGACGACGTTCTGGTAAACGACGGCCCGGTTGAAGCGCTGATTCCGGCGATCAGCGCTCTACATGAGAAATACCTGGAGCTGGCGCGCCGCGACAAACGATGA
- the lpxC gene encoding UDP-3-O-acyl-N-acetylglucosamine deacetylase has protein sequence MIRQRTLKNIVRATGVGLHTGEKVYLTLRPAAPNTGIIFRRVDLDPVVEIRANAYAVKDTRLSSCLEESGVRVQTVEHLMSALAGLGIDNAYVDLSAGEVPIMDGSASPFVFLIQSAGIEEQAAAKKFIRVLQTVEVRTDDKWVKFEPYNGFRVDFSIDFKHPIFSASNKRVVVDFERTSYVKEVSRARTFGFMREVENMRAQGLALGGSLDNAIVMDEFRVLNADGLRYEDEFVKHKALDAIGDLYLLGHPLIGAYTAYKSGHALNNQLLRRLLERKNAWEYVSFHSQDEAPAFLRVQAAAA, from the coding sequence ATGATCAGACAGAGAACCCTGAAGAACATCGTTCGGGCAACCGGCGTCGGGCTGCATACGGGAGAAAAGGTTTACCTTACCTTGCGCCCGGCTGCGCCCAACACCGGAATTATCTTTCGCCGCGTGGATCTCGATCCGGTCGTGGAAATTCGCGCGAATGCGTACGCAGTGAAGGACACGCGATTGTCCTCGTGTCTGGAAGAATCTGGTGTCCGCGTGCAAACGGTCGAACACTTGATGTCGGCCCTCGCCGGGTTGGGAATAGACAACGCCTATGTGGATCTCAGCGCTGGCGAGGTACCCATCATGGACGGCTCGGCGTCGCCTTTTGTTTTCCTGATCCAGTCCGCTGGGATTGAAGAACAAGCAGCCGCCAAGAAGTTCATCCGTGTGTTGCAGACTGTCGAAGTACGGACGGACGACAAGTGGGTGAAATTCGAACCCTACAACGGCTTCCGAGTGGACTTCAGCATCGACTTCAAGCACCCGATCTTTTCTGCTTCCAACAAGCGGGTGGTGGTCGATTTCGAGCGCACCTCGTACGTGAAAGAAGTCAGCCGTGCGAGAACGTTCGGATTCATGCGGGAGGTCGAGAACATGCGCGCGCAAGGGCTTGCACTGGGTGGCAGTCTCGATAATGCGATCGTGATGGACGAGTTCAGGGTTCTCAATGCCGACGGACTTCGCTACGAAGACGAATTCGTCAAGCACAAAGCGCTTGACGCCATTGGAGACTTGTACTTGCTGGGCCATCCGTTGATCGGTGCCTATACGGCCTACAAGTCAGGGCACGCGCTGAACAACCAGCTTCTGCGCCGGCTTCTTGAAAGAAAGAACGCCTGGGAGTATGTGAGTTTTCACTCCCAAGACGAGGCACCCGCTTTTCTACGCGTTCAGGCAGCGGCCGCCTAA
- the secA gene encoding preprotein translocase subunit SecA, whose product MITSVLKKIFGSRNDRLLRKYGQLVQRINALEPETQKLSDTDLRARTESYRQRARNGQPLDELIPEAFATVREASRRVLQMRHFDVQLLGGIALHHGKIAEMRTGEGKTLVATLPAYLNALGGSGVHIVTVNDYLANRDAEWMGRIYRFLGLSVGVNLSQMEHALKQQAYAADITYGTNNEFGFDYLRDNMVFHASDRVQRGLTYAIVDEVDSILIDEARTPLIISGQAEDSTELYVRINAIAPKLQRCAKEGEPGDYIVDEKAHQVLLTEAGHEHAEDLLMKAGLLPPNGSLYDAANIALVHHLYAALRAHNLFHRDQHYVVHNGEVVIVDEFTGRLMPGRRWSDGLHQAVEAKEGVRIQRENQTLASITFQNYFRMYRKLAGMTGTADTEAYEFQHIYGLETVIIPTHKPMIREDRMDKVYRSMKEKYQAVLEEIKDCYARAQPVLVGTTSIENSELLSKMLEKEQLAHQVLNAKQHAREAEIVAQAGRPKMITIATNMAGRGTDIVLGGNPDPEINRVRNDPNLNEAEKERKVAEIREEWRRLHQLVVNAGGLHIVGTERHESRRIDNQLRGRAGRQGDPGSSRFFLSLEDPLLRIFASDRVAAIMDKLKMPEGEAIEHPWVTRAIENAQRKVEARNFDIRKQLLEYDDVANDQRKVIYQQRNELLESTDVSETIRSMREGTVKAIFEQYIPHESVEEQWDIAGLERALAAELTLHLPLKKWLEEDSNLDEERLLQRVTEAAHKHYEDKIAVFPPEAIRPVERALMLQSLDTHWREHLAALDHLRQGIHLRGYAQKNPKQEYKREAFELFALMLETIRNEVTRDLMTIQFRGQDEAQQVQEKRAELRNVQFQHADYDEALGRSAADQDTETRVQPFVRSGQKIGRNEPCPCGSGRKYKHCHGRLN is encoded by the coding sequence ATGATCACGTCCGTTCTCAAGAAAATCTTCGGCAGTCGTAACGACCGCCTTCTGCGGAAATATGGGCAGCTGGTTCAGCGCATCAATGCGCTCGAACCCGAAACGCAGAAGCTTTCCGACACGGACCTGCGCGCGCGCACGGAATCGTACCGGCAACGTGCGCGCAATGGTCAACCGCTGGACGAGTTGATTCCCGAGGCGTTCGCGACTGTCCGAGAGGCGAGCCGGCGGGTGCTGCAGATGCGTCACTTCGACGTACAGCTGCTGGGGGGCATCGCCCTGCACCACGGCAAAATTGCAGAGATGCGTACGGGCGAAGGGAAGACGTTGGTAGCGACCTTGCCCGCGTATCTCAACGCACTCGGCGGAAGTGGAGTACACATTGTCACGGTCAACGACTACCTGGCCAACCGCGACGCGGAGTGGATGGGCCGGATCTACCGCTTTCTGGGCCTTTCGGTCGGCGTGAACCTTTCGCAGATGGAGCATGCGCTCAAGCAGCAGGCGTACGCCGCCGACATTACTTATGGCACCAACAATGAGTTCGGCTTCGATTATCTGCGCGACAACATGGTGTTTCATGCTTCCGATCGCGTGCAACGCGGACTGACTTATGCAATCGTCGACGAGGTCGATTCGATTCTCATCGACGAAGCGAGGACGCCACTCATCATCTCGGGGCAGGCGGAAGACAGCACCGAGCTGTACGTCCGAATCAACGCGATTGCGCCAAAGCTGCAACGCTGCGCCAAGGAAGGTGAGCCCGGCGACTACATCGTGGATGAGAAAGCCCACCAAGTCCTGCTTACCGAGGCCGGGCACGAGCATGCCGAAGATCTCCTCATGAAGGCGGGACTGCTGCCGCCAAACGGGAGTCTGTACGACGCCGCCAACATTGCGCTTGTGCACCACCTGTACGCGGCCTTACGAGCGCACAACCTGTTCCATCGCGATCAGCACTACGTGGTGCACAACGGCGAGGTCGTGATCGTCGACGAATTCACTGGACGGCTGATGCCGGGCCGCCGATGGTCCGATGGTCTGCATCAGGCGGTCGAGGCCAAGGAAGGAGTCAGAATCCAGCGGGAGAATCAGACGCTTGCATCTATCACGTTCCAGAACTATTTCCGCATGTATCGCAAGCTCGCGGGAATGACGGGTACGGCGGACACAGAAGCGTACGAATTCCAGCACATCTATGGACTGGAAACCGTGATCATCCCGACGCACAAGCCGATGATCCGCGAAGACCGTATGGACAAGGTCTATCGCAGCATGAAGGAAAAATACCAGGCGGTACTCGAGGAGATCAAGGATTGCTATGCGCGCGCGCAGCCAGTGCTCGTGGGCACTACGTCCATAGAGAACTCCGAGCTGCTTTCCAAGATGCTCGAGAAGGAGCAACTTGCGCATCAGGTGCTCAACGCAAAGCAGCATGCGCGCGAAGCGGAAATCGTTGCCCAGGCCGGTCGCCCCAAGATGATCACGATAGCGACGAACATGGCCGGCCGCGGTACGGACATCGTCCTGGGCGGCAATCCGGATCCCGAAATCAACCGTGTCCGCAACGATCCCAATCTGAACGAGGCCGAGAAGGAACGCAAGGTCGCGGAAATTCGCGAGGAGTGGCGCAGGCTGCACCAGCTCGTCGTCAATGCCGGCGGATTGCACATCGTAGGTACGGAAAGACACGAGTCCAGGCGGATCGACAACCAGCTGCGCGGCCGGGCGGGTCGGCAGGGCGATCCGGGCTCGAGTCGCTTCTTCCTCTCGCTCGAAGATCCACTGTTGCGGATCTTCGCCTCCGATCGAGTGGCCGCGATCATGGACAAGCTGAAGATGCCCGAAGGCGAGGCGATCGAGCATCCCTGGGTCACTCGGGCTATCGAAAACGCACAGCGCAAAGTGGAGGCACGCAACTTCGACATACGCAAGCAACTGCTCGAGTACGACGACGTCGCCAACGATCAGCGCAAGGTGATTTACCAGCAACGCAACGAGTTGCTCGAATCGACGGATGTCTCGGAGACGATTCGATCCATGCGCGAAGGCACCGTCAAGGCGATCTTCGAACAGTACATTCCGCATGAAAGCGTCGAAGAACAGTGGGACATTGCGGGACTGGAGCGGGCGCTTGCCGCCGAACTGACGCTTCATCTGCCTCTAAAGAAGTGGCTTGAGGAGGACAGCAACCTGGACGAAGAGCGGTTGCTTCAGCGCGTGACAGAGGCGGCGCATAAACACTACGAGGACAAGATCGCTGTCTTCCCGCCGGAGGCAATTCGTCCGGTCGAACGCGCCTTGATGCTGCAAAGTCTCGATACCCACTGGCGCGAGCATCTGGCGGCGCTCGATCACCTGCGCCAGGGCATACATCTGCGAGGATATGCGCAGAAGAATCCGAAGCAGGAGTACAAACGCGAGGCATTCGAGCTGTTCGCATTGATGCTGGAAACGATCCGCAATGAAGTGACGCGCGATCTCATGACGATCCAGTTCCGCGGGCAGGACGAGGCGCAGCAGGTGCAGGAGAAACGTGCGGAGCTGAGAAACGTGCAGTTTCAGCATGCCGATTACGACGAAGCGCTCGGCAGATCGGCCGCGGACCAGGACACGGAGACCAGGGTCCAGCCGTTCGTGCGTAGCGGCCAGAAGATCGGGCGAAACGAACCCTGCCCTTGCGGATCTGGAAGGAAGTACAAGCACTGTCACGGGCGGCTGAACTAG
- a CDS encoding M23 family metallopeptidase, protein MDIIVVSNRFTQARSFAVSGPQVAFLILLFSLLVVSLAVLLNYFSLRYAVTNQSPYLRSLLEAVQAEQSRHTQSYLRESLNTMAARLGEMQAKLLRLDSLGDRLTKLAGLNPKEFMFDKPPARGGPVPSGEAQELSMVDLVQQMEVLAQQLDDRSDKLGVLESHLTFAYAKKQLLPTQLPVSTGWFSSNFGWRIDPFTGLNAFHEGMDFMAPEGTPVTAAAGGVVVYAGEHPQYGNMLEIDHGNGLVTRYAHASRLEVRIGDVVLRGQKIAEVGNTGRSTGAHLHFEVRQWGAPQNPARFLQVRG, encoded by the coding sequence ATGGACATTATTGTGGTTTCCAATCGCTTTACTCAAGCGCGCAGCTTTGCGGTGAGCGGGCCTCAAGTGGCGTTCCTGATTCTATTGTTTTCCTTGCTCGTGGTTTCACTGGCGGTCCTGCTGAATTATTTCTCGCTGCGTTACGCGGTAACCAATCAGAGCCCGTACCTTCGTTCGTTGCTCGAAGCGGTGCAAGCCGAGCAGTCCCGCCACACACAGTCCTATTTACGCGAAAGCCTCAATACCATGGCTGCCCGGCTCGGCGAAATGCAGGCCAAGCTGTTGCGACTGGATTCGCTCGGTGACCGGCTTACCAAGCTCGCGGGTTTGAATCCCAAGGAGTTCATGTTTGACAAGCCGCCCGCGCGCGGCGGTCCCGTGCCGAGCGGTGAAGCGCAAGAGCTGTCGATGGTCGACCTCGTGCAACAGATGGAGGTGCTGGCGCAACAGCTCGACGACCGAAGCGACAAGCTTGGTGTACTGGAGTCGCACCTGACGTTCGCCTACGCCAAGAAGCAGCTTCTTCCGACGCAACTGCCGGTATCCACTGGCTGGTTTTCTTCCAACTTCGGCTGGCGCATCGATCCCTTTACGGGTTTGAACGCGTTTCACGAAGGCATGGATTTCATGGCACCGGAAGGCACACCGGTGACTGCCGCAGCGGGCGGCGTCGTCGTGTACGCGGGAGAGCACCCCCAGTATGGTAATATGCTTGAAATCGACCACGGCAACGGCCTCGTAACCCGTTACGCGCATGCGTCGAGGCTTGAAGTCAGAATCGGCGACGTAGTCTTGCGCGGACAGAAGATTGCCGAGGTTGGAAACACCGGGCGGTCGACCGGGGCGCATCTGCACTTCGAGGTGCGACAGTGGGGTGCCCCGCAAAACCCAGCTCGCTTTCTGCAAGTGCGCGGTTGA
- a CDS encoding Nudix family hydrolase: MYKEPVEVAAAVIERGDGSFLLAQRPGGKVYAGFWEFPGGKIEPGETPLAALKRELSEELGVGIVAAYPWVTRIYSYPHATVRLNFLRVTVWTGEPVGREGQSICWQQPGRPSVGPMLPANAPVLRALELPLIYAITHASGYGIDAALLRLDAALARGVRLVQLRESELSQGQLEYFAAEAIARVHRVGGRVLINGDEVLANRLGADGVHLASAKLATARERPRCEWCAASCHDRAELDMALRLGVDFVVLGPVKPTPSHPSARTLGWDGLAKLSRGYPLPIYALGGLRRSDLAQARAHGAHGLAMIRGAWEEQSNPE; the protein is encoded by the coding sequence GTGTATAAGGAACCGGTCGAGGTCGCTGCCGCGGTTATCGAGCGCGGCGACGGCAGTTTTCTGTTGGCGCAACGCCCCGGCGGCAAGGTCTACGCCGGATTTTGGGAGTTTCCGGGTGGCAAGATCGAGCCCGGAGAAACACCGCTTGCGGCCCTGAAGCGCGAGCTGAGCGAAGAGCTGGGCGTCGGAATAGTGGCGGCGTATCCCTGGGTCACACGGATTTACTCCTATCCGCATGCCACCGTGCGCCTGAATTTCCTCCGTGTGACCGTCTGGACGGGGGAGCCGGTTGGACGAGAAGGCCAGAGCATCTGTTGGCAGCAACCGGGACGCCCTTCGGTCGGACCGATGCTTCCGGCGAATGCACCCGTATTGAGGGCACTGGAATTGCCGTTGATCTATGCGATCACCCATGCCAGTGGATATGGGATCGACGCGGCGCTGCTGCGACTTGACGCCGCGTTGGCGCGCGGCGTCCGGCTGGTTCAGCTCAGAGAAAGCGAGCTTTCCCAGGGGCAGCTCGAGTACTTCGCGGCGGAGGCCATTGCACGCGTTCACCGTGTCGGCGGCCGAGTTCTGATCAATGGAGACGAGGTACTCGCGAATCGGCTCGGAGCGGACGGTGTGCACCTCGCTTCGGCGAAGCTCGCGACTGCACGCGAGCGCCCCCGCTGCGAGTGGTGCGCTGCCTCCTGCCACGATCGAGCCGAGCTCGACATGGCGCTGCGCTTGGGCGTCGACTTCGTTGTGCTGGGCCCCGTCAAGCCCACGCCTTCTCATCCAAGCGCCCGCACGCTCGGCTGGGACGGGCTGGCAAAGCTGTCAAGAGGCTATCCGCTTCCAATCTACGCTCTGGGCGGATTGCGACGATCCGATCTGGCTCAGGCGCGAGCGCACGGTGCGCATGGTCTTGCGATGATTCGCGGCGCGTGGGAAGAGCAGAGCAACCCTGAATAG
- the zapD gene encoding cell division protein ZapD, with the protein MISYEFPLNERIRTLLRLEDLYERVGYFAAKNDPEEHHVALLSLFEILDVAGRADLKSDLMQELERQKHQLEFLRNNPSVSQEALTGVLSDIERSVSDLFLASGKTGQELRENDWLMSIKQRSAIPGGVCEFDLPSYHFWLNRDAHERRVDLHNWLAPFVPIRNGVRVILKLLRESGKTSQQVAQQGVYQQMLAGRLAQLIRVRLSRSYDCIPEISANKYALNVRFTEASGSQRRTSTEDVAFELTFCNL; encoded by the coding sequence GTGATCAGCTACGAGTTCCCGCTTAACGAAAGAATCCGCACCCTGCTCCGACTCGAGGACTTGTACGAGCGGGTGGGGTACTTTGCCGCCAAGAACGACCCGGAGGAGCATCACGTCGCGCTCTTGTCGCTGTTCGAGATCCTGGACGTTGCAGGCCGTGCGGACCTCAAGTCCGACCTGATGCAGGAACTCGAACGGCAGAAGCATCAGCTCGAATTCCTAAGGAATAACCCGTCGGTGTCGCAGGAAGCGCTCACGGGCGTGCTCTCCGATATCGAGAGGAGCGTTTCGGACCTGTTTCTGGCTTCCGGGAAAACCGGCCAGGAGTTGCGTGAAAACGACTGGCTCATGAGCATCAAGCAGCGCTCCGCTATCCCCGGAGGGGTATGCGAGTTCGATCTGCCTTCCTATCATTTCTGGCTCAACCGCGACGCACATGAGCGACGCGTTGACCTGCACAACTGGCTCGCACCTTTTGTGCCCATCCGCAACGGCGTGCGGGTCATTCTCAAGCTGCTGCGCGAGAGTGGCAAGACCAGCCAGCAGGTCGCTCAGCAGGGCGTGTACCAGCAGATGCTCGCGGGTCGGCTGGCGCAGCTGATACGCGTGCGCCTGTCCCGCAGCTATGACTGCATTCCCGAGATCAGCGCGAACAAGTACGCGCTCAACGTCCGATTTACCGAGGCCTCCGGGAGCCAGCGCCGCACGAGCACCGAGGACGTAGCCTTTGAACTGACCTTCTGCAATCTTTGA
- a CDS encoding DNA gyrase inhibitor YacG: MSQSKPNLRSVSCPQCGTPTTWQQSNPYRPFCSERCKLIDLGQWASESYRIPQAEEEHAKSGQDQTGSG; this comes from the coding sequence TTGAGTCAATCCAAACCCAATCTGCGATCGGTCAGCTGCCCCCAGTGCGGGACTCCGACCACGTGGCAGCAGTCCAATCCCTATCGGCCGTTCTGCAGCGAGCGCTGCAAGCTGATCGATCTTGGACAATGGGCGAGCGAGAGCTATCGGATCCCCCAGGCCGAGGAGGAGCACGCCAAGTCGGGGCAGGACCAGACGGGTTCTGGGTAA
- the ftsZ gene encoding cell division protein FtsZ, which produces MFEIVDTQPQEAVIKVIGVGGCGGNAIDHMIMEGVEGVEFICANTDAQALKRNKAKTLLQLGASVTKGLGAGANPEIGRQAAIEDRERIIELIDGADMLFLTAGMGGGTGTGAAPIVAEAARELGILTVAVVTKPFAFEGKRQKVAQQGLEELSKNVDSLIVIPNDKLMQVLGEDVSMLEAFKAANSVLHGAVAGIAEVIKCPGLVNVDFADVRTVMSEMGMAMMGSATAAGLERARQAAEQAVASPLLEDVNLAGARGILVNITASAGLKMKEVHEVMNTIKGFTAEDATVIVGTVIDDELDDRLRVTMVATGLGNPVSRQQQKPLTVIRTGTDPLRVEAGYGDLETPAVMRRRSRDAAVEAMRQSGVDLLDIPAFLRKQAD; this is translated from the coding sequence ATGTTTGAGATCGTCGATACCCAACCTCAGGAAGCTGTGATCAAGGTGATCGGCGTGGGCGGCTGCGGTGGCAACGCGATTGACCACATGATCATGGAAGGCGTGGAAGGCGTGGAATTCATCTGCGCCAACACCGATGCGCAGGCACTGAAGCGCAACAAGGCGAAGACTCTGTTGCAGCTCGGCGCCAGCGTGACGAAAGGCCTGGGCGCGGGAGCCAACCCGGAGATCGGTCGCCAAGCTGCGATCGAAGACCGCGAGCGCATCATCGAGCTCATCGACGGCGCCGACATGCTGTTCCTGACGGCGGGCATGGGTGGCGGCACGGGCACCGGAGCGGCGCCGATAGTGGCGGAAGCGGCGCGCGAGCTCGGGATCCTCACCGTCGCGGTCGTGACCAAACCTTTCGCGTTCGAAGGCAAGCGCCAGAAGGTCGCACAACAGGGGCTCGAAGAACTGTCGAAAAACGTCGATTCACTGATCGTGATTCCCAATGACAAGCTGATGCAGGTACTCGGGGAAGACGTGTCGATGCTTGAAGCCTTCAAGGCCGCGAACAGCGTGCTGCACGGAGCGGTCGCGGGCATCGCGGAGGTAATCAAGTGCCCGGGACTCGTCAACGTCGACTTTGCCGACGTGCGTACCGTCATGTCCGAAATGGGCATGGCGATGATGGGCTCGGCGACGGCTGCGGGGCTGGAGCGAGCCCGCCAGGCCGCGGAACAGGCGGTGGCCAGTCCGCTGCTGGAGGACGTCAATCTAGCGGGCGCGCGCGGCATCCTGGTCAACATCACTGCAAGCGCCGGCCTCAAGATGAAAGAAGTACACGAAGTGATGAATACGATAAAAGGCTTCACTGCGGAGGACGCGACGGTCATCGTCGGCACCGTAATTGACGACGAACTGGACGACAGACTGCGCGTAACCATGGTGGCGACGGGCTTGGGCAACCCGGTAAGCCGCCAGCAGCAGAAACCGCTGACCGTGATTCGCACCGGGACCGACCCATTGCGCGTGGAAGCGGGCTACGGCGACTTGGAAACTCCGGCAGTCATGCGCAGGCGCAGCCGAGACGCGGCCGTGGAGGCGATGAGACAGTCCGGGGTCGACTTGCTCGATATTCCTGCTTTCCTGCGCAAGCAAGCGGACTAA
- a CDS encoding ATP-binding protein: MEDLLERIGRLLDRVDHLVPQGTRTPDWKAAMAFRWRKRGSVGTLQPVSHPHRIRLADLQGIDEQKRLVEQNTRQFVEGYTANNVLLTGARGTGKSSLVKAILNKYAPKGLRLIEVEKQDLVDLPDIVDVVADSPYKFLLFCDDLSFDADEPGYKALKAILDGSIAATSENLLIYATSNRRHLMPEYMQENLETKYLGEEIHPGETVEEKISLSERFGLWVSFYPFDQDEYLHIVRYWLLRLGVRKFDEELIRREALQWALIRGSRSGRVAWHFARDWAGRHRIRGDLKGAR; the protein is encoded by the coding sequence CTGGAAGACCTGCTCGAACGAATTGGCCGCCTGCTCGACCGGGTCGATCACCTCGTGCCGCAAGGCACTCGGACCCCGGATTGGAAGGCGGCCATGGCGTTCCGGTGGCGCAAACGGGGATCGGTCGGGACATTGCAGCCAGTATCGCACCCTCACCGGATCCGGCTCGCGGATCTGCAGGGAATAGACGAGCAGAAACGCTTGGTCGAGCAGAATACGCGCCAGTTCGTCGAAGGATATACCGCCAACAACGTGCTGTTGACGGGCGCACGAGGGACCGGAAAGTCTTCCCTGGTAAAGGCGATCCTCAACAAGTATGCACCAAAGGGTCTGCGGCTCATCGAAGTGGAAAAGCAGGACCTCGTGGACCTCCCGGACATCGTGGACGTGGTAGCCGATTCGCCTTACAAATTCCTGCTGTTCTGTGACGACCTGTCTTTCGATGCCGATGAGCCGGGATACAAGGCGCTGAAGGCGATTCTGGACGGCTCGATCGCCGCCACCTCTGAGAATCTGCTGATCTACGCGACGTCGAATCGTCGTCACCTTATGCCTGAGTACATGCAGGAGAACCTGGAAACCAAGTATCTGGGCGAAGAGATTCATCCTGGAGAAACGGTCGAAGAGAAGATCTCTCTCTCCGAGCGCTTCGGGCTGTGGGTTTCGTTCTACCCGTTCGATCAGGACGAGTATCTGCACATTGTGCGCTACTGGCTCTTGCGGCTCGGCGTGCGGAAGTTCGACGAAGAGCTCATTCGGCGGGAAGCGCTGCAGTGGGCGCTCATACGTGGTTCGCGCAGCGGCCGGGTTGCATGGCACTTCGCGCGTGACTGGGCGGGACGGCACAGGATCAGGGGCGATCTGAAGGGCGCGAGATGA